The following proteins come from a genomic window of Deltaproteobacteria bacterium:
- a CDS encoding 2-oxo acid dehydrogenase subunit E2 — MPKQIRMPKLSDTMEEGRLIAWRKRVGDSVKRGEVIAEIETDKADMEFEAYTEGVVAQIVVEAGATVPVGTLIAVLRLPGESEGDVAAATVEQPQAAPAAPVAAPKGAAAKPVAAGVAVSAPASVSGERLQPTLLADDDRIRATPRARRMAEEKSIDLSELEGTGPGGAILVADLEAYLAELVAQEPEADGTRATPLALRMASDVGTDLEAVKGSGPGGRITKSDLLAHWEREKSLGKARESELFRGALQLSQKRKALIRNMVRSKAEAPHFYVEVDVSTDALREVRDQANREAGDKRARLTYTHLMIKACALALERFPMVNATFRAEENDIALYEAINIGLAVDVQDELVAPTVKDCQGKSVWQLAEEANSLIQRARMRKLQPADYADGTFTISNLGMFGVDRFYAIITPPQSSILAVSAIAERPIVRDGRIEIGSLTTLGLSVDHRVLDGVRAAQFLAEIKRLLETPRELVQDGHGFGS; from the coding sequence ATGCCCAAACAGATCCGCATGCCCAAGCTTTCCGACACGATGGAGGAGGGGCGGCTGATCGCCTGGCGCAAGCGGGTCGGCGACTCGGTGAAGCGCGGCGAAGTGATCGCCGAAATCGAGACCGACAAGGCCGACATGGAGTTCGAGGCCTACACCGAGGGCGTGGTGGCGCAGATCGTGGTCGAGGCCGGCGCAACGGTTCCGGTCGGCACGCTGATCGCGGTGCTGCGTCTGCCCGGCGAGAGCGAGGGCGATGTCGCGGCCGCGACGGTGGAACAGCCGCAGGCGGCACCCGCTGCACCGGTGGCGGCGCCCAAGGGAGCTGCGGCGAAGCCCGTGGCTGCGGGCGTGGCCGTCTCCGCGCCGGCCTCCGTTTCGGGAGAGCGATTGCAGCCGACCCTTCTCGCCGACGACGATCGCATCCGCGCCACCCCGAGAGCGCGGCGCATGGCCGAGGAGAAGTCGATCGACCTCTCGGAGCTCGAAGGAACGGGACCGGGCGGCGCGATCCTCGTCGCGGACTTGGAGGCGTATCTCGCCGAGCTCGTCGCGCAGGAGCCCGAAGCCGACGGCACGCGCGCCACTCCGCTGGCGCTGCGCATGGCGAGCGACGTCGGGACGGATCTCGAAGCGGTGAAGGGAAGCGGGCCCGGGGGACGGATCACGAAATCCGATCTGCTCGCGCACTGGGAGCGGGAGAAGTCACTCGGCAAGGCGCGTGAGTCGGAGCTGTTCCGCGGCGCGCTGCAGCTCTCGCAGAAGCGCAAGGCGCTGATCCGGAACATGGTGCGAAGCAAGGCCGAAGCTCCGCATTTCTACGTCGAGGTCGACGTCTCGACCGATGCGCTGCGCGAGGTCCGCGACCAGGCGAACCGCGAGGCGGGCGACAAGCGGGCGCGGCTCACCTACACGCACCTGATGATCAAGGCCTGCGCGCTCGCGCTGGAGCGCTTCCCGATGGTGAACGCGACGTTCCGCGCCGAGGAGAACGACATCGCGCTCTACGAGGCGATCAACATCGGCCTGGCCGTCGACGTCCAGGACGAGCTGGTCGCGCCGACGGTCAAGGACTGCCAGGGCAAGTCGGTCTGGCAGCTCGCCGAGGAGGCGAACTCGCTGATCCAGCGCGCGCGAATGCGCAAGCTGCAGCCCGCGGATTACGCGGACGGAACCTTCACGATCTCGAACCTCGGCATGTTCGGCGTCGACCGCTTCTACGCGATCATCACCCCGCCACAGAGCTCGATCCTCGCCGTGTCCGCGATTGCCGAGCGGCCGATCGTCCGCGACGGGAGGATCGAGATCGGATCCCTCACGACTCTCGGCCTGTCCGTCGACCACCGCGTCCTCGACGGCGTGCGCGCGGCGCAGTTCCTGGCCGAGATCAAGCGATTGCTCGAGACGCCGCGCGAGCTGGTTCAGGATGGACACGGTTTCGGCAGCTGA
- the pdhA gene encoding pyruvate dehydrogenase (acetyl-transferring) E1 component subunit alpha: MTIAAADQITMYRNMVLIRRFEEGVAEAYADGFIGGFTHLYIGQEAVATGAITALNHDDYAIGTYRVHAHALVRGSTARSLMAELYGRATGVCKGKGGSMHFFDAQHYFLGGYGIVGGNLPIGVGVALSMQMQSRDAVVMNFFGDGASNQGVFHEALNMAKLWNLPVIFVCENNFYGIGTDVRTSSSFNEIHKKAQGYGIPGHVVNGMDVLAVREKCEELVRFARQGGGPVLLEARCYRYQGHSMTDAGKYRSVAEAELWKKRDPIPRLAKSMLEAGIVDAARLEAVQAEANEVVTDAMRFAEASPWPAPEALYQDVYAEDASA; the protein is encoded by the coding sequence ATGACGATCGCCGCCGCCGACCAGATCACGATGTACCGGAACATGGTGCTGATCCGCCGCTTCGAGGAGGGCGTCGCCGAGGCCTACGCCGACGGCTTCATCGGCGGCTTCACGCATCTGTACATCGGCCAGGAGGCGGTCGCGACCGGTGCGATCACCGCGCTGAATCACGACGACTACGCGATCGGCACCTACCGCGTGCACGCGCACGCGCTGGTGCGCGGCTCCACGGCTCGCTCGCTGATGGCCGAGCTCTACGGCCGCGCGACGGGCGTGTGCAAGGGCAAGGGCGGGTCGATGCACTTCTTCGACGCGCAGCACTACTTTCTGGGCGGCTACGGAATCGTCGGCGGGAACCTTCCGATCGGCGTCGGCGTCGCGCTCTCGATGCAGATGCAGAGCCGCGACGCGGTGGTGATGAACTTCTTCGGCGACGGTGCCTCGAACCAGGGCGTCTTCCACGAGGCCTTGAACATGGCGAAGCTCTGGAACCTGCCGGTGATCTTCGTCTGCGAGAACAACTTCTACGGGATCGGCACGGACGTGCGCACGTCGTCGTCCTTCAACGAGATCCACAAGAAGGCGCAGGGCTACGGCATCCCCGGCCACGTCGTGAACGGAATGGACGTGCTCGCGGTGCGGGAGAAGTGCGAGGAGCTGGTGCGCTTCGCGCGCCAGGGCGGAGGCCCGGTCCTGCTCGAAGCGCGCTGCTACCGCTACCAGGGCCACTCCATGACGGACGCGGGCAAGTACCGGAGCGTCGCCGAGGCGGAGCTCTGGAAGAAGCGGGATCCGATTCCGCGGCTGGCGAAGTCGATGCTCGAGGCCGGCATCGTCGATGCCGCTCGGCTCGAGGCCGTCCAGGCCGAGGCGAACGAGGTCGTGACCGACGCGATGCGCTTCGCGGAAGCGAGCCCCTGGCCCGCGCCCGAAGCCCTCTACCAGGATGTGTACGCGGAGGACGCCAGTGCCTGA
- a CDS encoding alpha-ketoacid dehydrogenase subunit beta: MPEIRYYEAVSQALAEEMTRDPRVFVLGEDVGLVGGTFRATEGLMAEFGARRVRDTPIAEAGIIGVAMGAAMTGLRPVAELMTLNFGIVAMDQIINHVSKARYMFGGQAQLPLVIRAAAGGGTQKGAQHSHSIESWFVNAPGIRVVMPSTPYDLKGLLKTAIRSEDPVLFIEHEMLYNSKGEVPDGEVLLPFGVADVKRAGRDVTIVAWSKMVHEALRAAELLAHEGIEAEVIDLRTLDPLDRDTILRSVLRTRRAVVAEEGWRTVGVGAEIASQIHEALFYELEAPVQRVAAADVPTPYAANLEKLALPDAQRIVEAVLKITL, translated from the coding sequence GTGCCTGAGATCCGCTACTACGAAGCCGTTTCGCAAGCGCTCGCCGAGGAGATGACGCGCGACCCGCGGGTCTTCGTGCTCGGCGAGGACGTCGGGCTGGTCGGCGGCACGTTCCGAGCCACCGAGGGACTGATGGCGGAGTTCGGCGCGCGACGCGTGCGCGACACGCCGATCGCCGAGGCGGGAATCATCGGAGTCGCGATGGGTGCGGCGATGACCGGCCTGCGTCCGGTCGCCGAGCTGATGACGCTGAACTTCGGGATCGTCGCGATGGACCAGATCATCAACCACGTCTCGAAGGCGCGGTACATGTTCGGCGGGCAGGCGCAGCTGCCGCTGGTGATCCGGGCCGCGGCCGGCGGCGGCACGCAGAAGGGCGCGCAGCACTCGCACTCGATCGAGTCGTGGTTCGTGAACGCGCCCGGCATTCGCGTCGTCATGCCCTCGACGCCGTACGACCTGAAGGGCCTGCTGAAGACCGCCATTCGCAGCGAAGACCCGGTGCTCTTCATCGAGCACGAGATGCTCTACAACTCCAAGGGGGAGGTCCCCGACGGGGAGGTCCTGCTCCCGTTCGGCGTCGCCGACGTGAAGCGCGCCGGTCGCGACGTCACGATCGTCGCCTGGTCCAAGATGGTGCACGAGGCGCTTCGCGCGGCGGAGCTGCTCGCACACGAGGGTATCGAGGCCGAGGTGATCGACCTGCGCACCCTGGACCCGCTCGATCGCGACACGATTCTGCGTTCGGTGCTGCGCACGCGCCGCGCGGTGGTGGCGGAGGAGGGCTGGCGAACCGTCGGCGTCGGCGCCGAGATCGCGTCGCAGATCCACGAGGCGCTCTTCTACGAGCTCGAGGCGCCGGTTCAGCGCGTGGCCGCCGCCGATGTTCCGACGCCGTACGCGGCGAATCTCGAGAAGCTCGCGCTTCCGGACGCGCAGCGAATCGTCGAGGCCGTGCTGAAGATCACGCTCTAG
- a CDS encoding 2-oxo acid dehydrogenase subunit E2, producing MTVSMPQMGESVVEGTVERWLVAEGERVAKDQVLCEITTEKVDAEVVAPESGVVVKLLVPQGTTVAVGTELVVLDAQGAATRTEAPPAAAAPRAVETTPEPTRVSPVARRMAEERGIDVGSIAGSGVAGRVTKADVAAHAPAAAAPEAAARSAAGTLGDFLAKLRVPTHRVAPEDKVIPFTAIRRRIAEHMVVSKVVSPHVGAVAEVDLAKLAKLRERAKKEFERAHGFGLTYLPFAVAATVRALRDFPRMNSAVVGDAIVERAGIHIGIAVETERGLLVPVIKDADRLSLIGLAEAINVLAKRARDREISADELAGGTFTLTNPGREGNLYGFAVINQPQVGILRMGEVKKRAIVVEAGGEDTIAIHPMMYMALSYDHRIIDGATGNGFLFRVGKYLQAAEFEL from the coding sequence ATGACCGTCTCGATGCCGCAGATGGGCGAGAGCGTGGTGGAGGGAACCGTCGAGCGCTGGCTCGTCGCGGAAGGGGAGCGCGTCGCCAAGGACCAGGTGCTCTGCGAGATCACGACCGAGAAGGTCGATGCAGAGGTGGTCGCGCCCGAGTCTGGGGTGGTCGTGAAGCTGCTCGTCCCGCAGGGCACGACCGTCGCGGTCGGGACCGAGCTCGTGGTGCTCGATGCGCAGGGCGCAGCCACGCGAACCGAGGCTCCGCCGGCTGCGGCCGCGCCGAGAGCTGTCGAGACGACGCCGGAGCCGACGCGGGTCTCGCCGGTCGCGAGGCGCATGGCCGAGGAGCGCGGCATCGACGTCGGAAGCATCGCGGGAAGCGGCGTCGCCGGTCGCGTGACGAAGGCCGACGTGGCCGCACACGCTCCCGCCGCGGCAGCGCCCGAAGCGGCCGCGAGATCCGCGGCGGGAACGCTCGGCGATTTCCTCGCGAAGCTGCGCGTCCCCACGCACCGCGTCGCGCCCGAAGACAAGGTGATCCCGTTCACCGCGATACGGCGGCGGATCGCGGAGCACATGGTCGTCTCCAAAGTCGTCTCGCCCCACGTCGGCGCGGTGGCGGAGGTCGATCTCGCCAAGCTCGCGAAGCTCCGCGAGCGGGCCAAGAAGGAGTTCGAGCGCGCGCACGGCTTCGGTCTGACCTATCTACCGTTTGCCGTCGCTGCGACAGTCCGCGCGCTTCGCGACTTCCCGCGCATGAACTCGGCCGTGGTCGGAGACGCGATCGTCGAGCGCGCGGGAATCCACATCGGGATCGCGGTCGAGACCGAGCGCGGCCTGCTCGTGCCCGTGATCAAGGACGCCGATCGGCTCTCGCTGATCGGCCTGGCCGAGGCGATCAACGTCCTGGCGAAGCGCGCCCGCGATCGGGAGATCAGCGCGGACGAGCTCGCGGGCGGCACGTTCACGCTCACCAATCCGGGACGCGAGGGGAACCTGTACGGATTCGCGGTGATCAACCAACCGCAGGTCGGGATCCTTCGCATGGGCGAGGTGAAGAAGCGTGCGATCGTCGTCGAAGCCGGCGGCGAGGACACGATCGCCATACACCCGATGATGTACATGGCTCTCTCGTACGACCACAGAATCATCGACGGCGCGACCGGGAACGGCTTCCTGTTCCGCGTCGGGAAGTACCTGCAGGCCGCCGAGTTCGAGCTCTAG